From the Thermococcus sp. M36 genome, the window CATTTCAGAGTCCGCGGAGAGCCCCAGCTCAAGAAAGTGTATCCTCGCTCCACCATAGGCTTCCTTCAGCGAGTCGTACTCTTTATAGAGGCTCGTCCAGGGGGTGAAGGCATGTGCAGGCCCTATGAGAACGTCGAGCTCGTTCGCCAGGTCAGCTATCTCAGCCGCTGAAAGGCCCACGTGCGGCCTCCCCTCGGTGTCTATGTCACCCGAGTACGGCCTCAATCTTTCCCTCATCTCCCTGACTGTCCCAATACTGGGGAAGATAAGGACGTGGTGAACGCGTCTGCTGTCCTCAACCTCGGCCGTCAGGAGGAACTTAACACCATTCAGCTCGTAGGTGCCCTCCTCCACCCTGTCCGTGTGCTTCAGCAGTTCCTCCTCCCATCTGGGGTTGAGTATGTCCCCCGTTCCCACTACCCCCAGCCCCTTGAAGCGCGCGTTTTCCGCCAGGTTCGGAATGGTCATAGTCTTTGATACCGCCTTCGAGTATCTAGAATGAATGTGAAGATCTGCATCGATTCTCATAAAACCACCTCACTCTATGTACATGCCCTCCAGCCCCCTATAGTACGCACGGTATATGTCCCTTTTAGTTATTACTCCGACGAGCTTTCTGCTACCCGGGCATTCAAGGACGGGCAGAAGGTTCTGATCGTACTCCATCAGCTTTTCAAAGGCCTCCTCCGCGGTTTCACTCGGGTAGGTTACCCCATACGAATCCCCAAGGAAGCGCTCAACCGGCATACCCTTTTGGAGGACCGGCCTTTTCAGTATATCCTTTATCCCTATAACCCCTATGACCTCACCGCCCTCATCCACCACGGGGAAGCAGTCATGGCCGGTCTCGGCTATGAGACGCTCCACGTCAAGGAGTGTGTCGGTCTTCCTGACGTAGACCGGTTCCTTCGTCATGATCTCCCCCACGGAGATGGTCTCCAGGATGACCGGCCTGCCTGTCCTCACGTGGTACCCCTTCCTGGATAGTTTGAGTGTGTATATGGACTCACCTTTCAGGAAAAACCTCGCGGTCAGGAAACCTATGGTCGCGGACGTCATCACCGCGGGAAGAACCGCGTAGCTTTTTGTGAGCTCCGTTACCATCAGAATCTGGGTAATCGGGGCCTGGGTCATACCGCTGAAGAAGGCCGCCATCCCCGCAAGGGCATACACGGTGGGACTTGAGACGTGGGACGGGAGCAGGACGCTCATTACGCTGCCAAAGGCGGCCCCGAACATTGTTCCAATGTAGAGGCTAGGGGCGAAGACACCCCCGCTCTGCCCGGACCCTATGGTGAGGGCGGTTGCCAGCATCTTGACAGCGGCCAAGGTCACGAGAAGCCCCACCGCGAGCTCTCCCCTAAATGCCATTCCCATTCCCTCGTACCCTATCCCGAAAATTCCGTATGCCGGGAACAGCATGCCAAGGAAACCGACCCCCAGCCCGCCGATAACAGGCTTCACAGCTTCAGGAAGGCCCACTCTCTCGAACCCGTCCACCACCCCGTAGAGGAATCGGGCGTAGAATGCCGCCAAAAGTCCGAGTATGAGGCCGAGTGCAAAGAAGAGGGGCAGCTCAAAAAGGGTGTGCCCCGTTTCAGGAACCTCAATTTCCACGGCCCTTTGAAGAACCGCCAGGGTTACCGCGTTTCCCGTCACGGAGGCAATGAATATGGGCACGAGGTTGATCGAGAAAGCGCCCATATAGACGACTTCGAGGGCAAACATTGCCCCGGCGAGGGGTGTGTTGAAGGTACCGGCTATGCCGGCCGCCAGTCCGCAGGTCACCAGCAGTTTTCTCATTTCCTTGGACAGGTTGAACCAGCCGGCCAGAAGCGACGTGAGGGAGGCCCCTATAAAGCCTATCGGCCCTTCCCTTCCAACGCTTCCGCCCGAGCCTATTGTTATGGCGGTTGCCACAGTCTTGAGGACGGCGAACTTTCCGGGTATGTTGCCCCTTTTAAATATGACCGCCTCCACGACCTCAGGGATGCCGTTGCCCCTGATTTCAGGACATTCCCTGATGAAAAACGAGACCGCAAGCGCCCCCAGGGCAGGGAGGAGGAGATAGCCCAGGTTGAGGCCGTGGAATCCGTACGAGATTCGCGGCAGAATCGTGCGGAAGAAGAGGGCGTGGGCAGCACCGACCAGTACCCTGAAGGCAACTGCACCGATTCCCCCAACTATTCCGGCCGCTATGGAGAACACTATGACCGTCCCCCATTTCCTGAGGTATCTTCCGTTCCCCTGGGGCATCAATGTTGGTAACACCCACCGAATAAAAAGCTTAAGCTTTTATACCCCTTGATGAATGGGATACCGGTGGAAACTATGAAAGTTGAAGGATTTGTCTCTTCCCTCAGAAACGCTGAGACTGTGGGTGAACTCTTTAAGATACTCCATGAAAAGGGCGCCCCCGTCATCGAGCTCGACGGGAAAAAGTTCCTTATAGTTGTGGAGGGAGACTTTGAGGGCCGGAAGTTCTGGACAGAGATAAACGGCGAGAAGGCCAACCAGGCCCTCGGCGACGCCATGCTGAACTCTTCAAGCTTCCCATTCAAGTGCAAGCGCCCTTACACCGGAGGGAACGTCATCTTTGTGAACTTTGATGATATCGAAGTGGGCGAGTTC encodes:
- a CDS encoding chloride channel protein; this translates as MPQGNGRYLRKWGTVIVFSIAAGIVGGIGAVAFRVLVGAAHALFFRTILPRISYGFHGLNLGYLLLPALGALAVSFFIRECPEIRGNGIPEVVEAVIFKRGNIPGKFAVLKTVATAITIGSGGSVGREGPIGFIGASLTSLLAGWFNLSKEMRKLLVTCGLAAGIAGTFNTPLAGAMFALEVVYMGAFSINLVPIFIASVTGNAVTLAVLQRAVEIEVPETGHTLFELPLFFALGLILGLLAAFYARFLYGVVDGFERVGLPEAVKPVIGGLGVGFLGMLFPAYGIFGIGYEGMGMAFRGELAVGLLVTLAAVKMLATALTIGSGQSGGVFAPSLYIGTMFGAAFGSVMSVLLPSHVSSPTVYALAGMAAFFSGMTQAPITQILMVTELTKSYAVLPAVMTSATIGFLTARFFLKGESIYTLKLSRKGYHVRTGRPVILETISVGEIMTKEPVYVRKTDTLLDVERLIAETGHDCFPVVDEGGEVIGVIGIKDILKRPVLQKGMPVERFLGDSYGVTYPSETAEEAFEKLMEYDQNLLPVLECPGSRKLVGVITKRDIYRAYYRGLEGMYIE